A region of the Nymphalis io chromosome 6, ilAglIoxx1.1, whole genome shotgun sequence genome:
aattatttattgtggtTATATGTTCAGCTAATTAACTTCCACCCCGAACATCCATAAGACAACCTCAGAACGTTTGTCTCGCTGAGCCGTCACATGGCTTACCTCCTCTCAATTGTGCCTAAGTACTcatcttcaaaccagaacgctaCCAAGGCCCACAGGATCAGTATCAATATAAAATTCCGAgttaacacaaatattaatttaataatttactccAGTctagtttagtattatttacAGATTTAATCCTAATACATCATCACTAGCCAcagtccactgctggacacaCGACTcctatttcaaaaattatcgtaaatatatacatacatattctaaTAGGATATAACTATTGAGATTAGATTGGAATGATGTCAATTTTGTACTTCCATCCTTTGTTAGATACTTATTCGGGTACaagttatgatattataaaattacataatgcaATGTCATACATACCTTCGACTATTGTATTGAGCGTTTTGTGAAATCAGTAAGAATTTGCTTTGGATGTCAATTAAACATATTCGACCGAGTCATCTGTCGAAAAGcatttaaaaagaattattaagtGGCATGTGAAATTAATTCTTCGCGCAAACCATGTATTATGTAAAGTGCAGGTACATTATTATGATTAGATTGTGAAAGTTTATTAACACgagttgaatatattaattaatgggTTTTGATAATACAATCAGGagtctttataattaaattatggctACACAAAACCATTTAGCATTTCTATCAACTTCAAAATTTGGCGTAAAGTTTTAAGCTTGCTTTTAAGCTTCTTGAATTTCTCGGTCTAAATGtactaaattcaattttaatttcttattccGCTATACTAACCAGCTTCTGTTTGTTTATTCTAGATTAGttgaaagataaattataaaaagtttctTAATACATCTAAACAAAACTTGTAAAAATGATAGAAGCCAATCGATACGtaacgtttaatataaataatacgtacccaataaaatatttgtttttatttattttatgttgaatattattacattttagaaTCATAAGTTTTTAAAcgcaataaataaacatttacagttaaatgtttattatcgGATAGAATCTAGTCAATCCATgtgaagtttaaaaaaaacgtgaGTAATTAATACTGGTGACATAATTGGATCCCTCGTTTCGCAATACATTACGCCATTAGAAAGCCAGTCAGGCTGTTCACGGTTCCTGTTGGCATGCCTTAAAAGAACCGACGTGTATAAATGTTGCTATCCGAAATtaggtgatatatttttttaagtacattGATTAAACATACCTATATTCATTACATGatgttaaagttatatattacttCTAAAATGAACGATGCTTTAAATACTGTGGTACCATATAATTTAGGAGTTCAATCTTAGTGTAAATAGTcctaattactttaataatacgaACAGTTACTTAATTAAAGAACACATTTAGGCCACTTACATCATATATCACACTAATATACTGAATTATATGTCTAAAAAGATATACATGTGATATTGTTATATCGCTATCCCTTGTAGATATAGATTAcactctttttatttaaaaaaaaattacatttagataattatatgtatCACACAGCATTATTCTTAGAAAAATAATAGCATGTTCATTATAAgtgttttatcaaaattaaatgtaaaacaaaatttaaatacaaaatttaaaaagtagagATGATAGGTCGGGTCGATTGTGTTTGTATACTAGCACAGCCTGTTCCTATTCCTAGGCTAAGCCTCATCTCCTATTGAGGAGTAGGTTATCATGCAAAATATATCATGGTGTTAAAAAAAGTGTCCGTACGATGTCGGTACggatatattaaacaaaaaatagtacCTTTAAAATCAAAgcggaaataaattatattggcaACCCTATGAAAGCAGCTAAGTTTGTTATTCTTATCACAGAGTTGCGTGTGAGTTTCGTGTGAGGAATCGAGGCGTTAATTTCGTTCAGCACAGTTTGACAGGAGTGGGTCATGCGTGGGGTGGGAGCGTAATTTCAGACGCATCAGGTAACATGATTACAACGCTATTTAGGAACCTACGTGACTTTAATTTCAATGATGTATACCTATAATAGTCAATACCTCACTATAGTCATTACGAAATtagtttactatatttatttaattgatattagctatatttcaaaatgaaatcTGTTTACGAAATAATACTGACATTAtagcttttttaataaaaagtatgtataaatttctaatttctttaatttatgtaaaaattatggTTCTGCAAACGTCCATGGGCGActgtaattacttaatataacaaaaacaaaacatataaaaactattattgtcactaggctgcgctgttttcattctttttaaatctcagttttctttatagttaaaaaaaatataggacaATAATTGCCTTTTCAGACATTTAGAAAAATTTGACGACCTTTCTATATCCATTTACAGTATACTTAAGTACATAATACTGAGCTGAGAGGGCGTATCAGTTAGAACATGAATCTTAACCCTAGATTATGTGTTCAAACCTGAGAAAGCGTCACCAAATTGATGAATGAatgatggaataagttccaaaccatTTCCTCTAAAGAAGaagaggccttatcccagcagagggacattacattaattacttCATTTGTTTTGTATGATCAAAACATAATCATGAGCTAGCTCATAGCTACTCCTCCCGAATTTGCTCAGATAAACTGAAGGCTTAAACCCATGCGATATTAtaaagatgtaaattttgtttaatcgtTTGTTTGTTCCGGATTCATGAAAAGCTATGAATGTAATAGATATAGAACTTTCATACTTTTTCAGTTTTATGATTATAGCCAACCCATATTATagtttgtaaacattttttagatGCAGGCAGTTTCCTGTCTGACTGCGAAAACTGTAACAAGTACATGAAATTtgcgtttaatttatataaaaatataataattagttaagtaAAAGCACAGTGCaatcttaatattaaagaatGTTCTATGAATTAATTAGTAGGTTtttaattcgaaaaaaatatgtaaacacaACTTACCTCATGAAATTGACAggatttttactaaaaaaaaaccgtataaTAGATTTTTAGGAATGATCTTTGCATCAAAGATGTCGTAATTTTTTTCTCGAGATATGATAGAcgaaaaatacattacaaatacaGAGACGTAATATTCTTGcgaaaatacaaattacaattgTTAGTTGTGTGACTTTGTTACTTtgaattgtaagaaattacaGCCACTCAATTTTCACTTGTACAACTTGCAAGTAACTTGCATAGTCGTAGGTGCGTGCCTATAATAACAATGCCGTGTTATGTTTAACTTTGTTTCAGCTTggagcaaatatatatatatatatatatatataattttttaagttgtaacatttaagtatattttttttacaaacgtaGTTATACGTTACAAGAGAAATATCGTTAAATACCTTCGTAACTTAGTCtaaaacaaataactaaattttttaagcttttttgacctatttttatgttatagctCACACTTTATCACAATCACAATTGATTGTAGGTTTGTACTAAATCTAAGATGTGCGTTGCGAAATGCTTTATAAGTGGGATATCGTTGTGACGCTGACTGACAGACGCATTATTTTTTGTCGATGTTCCTGCTTTGAATCAGGAATGCATGCCCGATAAGTTTCTTAGCGTGATGATCCATTGAGTTAAATGCTTCAAATTGATATTTGACTAAGCTATCCCTGATCCCGCAAGTGATTGCAGTACTCCATGGTGAACACCTAATCTTGATAAAAACATAAAGTTGTTCGCGCGTGAATAGGCGCGTGAATTTAGGAAGTCAAGTTTAACGATCCTAACAAGGCTAACGAGCTTCGGTCTCGATTGATCTTTCGAAGTCAActtcaataatgtattaaataaaaaccacaTTGTGAAATAACTTGACTTTTTACCtagaaaaagaaatatataatgacgattcaaaagttcttataagaacttaattaattatttttattttgttattccaATAAAATATGCATGCGAGAATCGGAACTGTAAtaagttaacattaaaaagttaaaattaccaAATGTCATTTACAAATTTGACGTTTATTTCATACCGTAAGCTGTCAAGTGTCAATATCGTGAATATTGTCATTATCATTGAGTCAACATTtagtttttcaatttttatattaatttgtgtaaataaaactCTTAGAAATGGCTTATTTAACTCAACCAGACTATATTAAATACGTATGTTCTTGTGGACAGCTGAAACCTATAACCAATCTATATTTCTGCCGACATTGTTTGAAGATACGATGCGGTTTTTGCATTTGTCATGAAGTAAGTTTTTGAATAAGTTTTACACATTTAtagttaataaacaaacaactatatatatataggagaaataatatagatttacaACACATCTTAATCACATACTTTAGAAATGACGCATTCTTTCTGCAGTTAAAATATTCGTGCagtatatagttaatatatgcAAAGAGAATCCCCACCTTACCTCAGCTTAAAAATGACTCaagttgaattttaataattgcaatGTGCTGAACATTCAGCtcaataaatagttattcacatacaaacttacttttttttaaatacaatctaaatatttattttaataaaaatatgagtacaaaatatttatatctgcACTCCtcaaatgtaaaatattctCCCAGATATAattcttgtgataataaaatttcattcataatttattatattttacaggtAGACTCACACTACTGTGCAAACTGTCTTGAAAACATGCCATCTTCTGAAGCAAGGCTTAAAAAGAATCGATGCAGCAGCTGTTTTGACTGCCCCAGCTGTTTTCACACGCTGTCAACACGAGCAACAATAGCACAACCACGACAGGATCCTGCTTCTGGAGATACAAAAGTTGAGAACAAACAACCAAAGAAAATGTACTATTTGTCATGTTTCAACTGTCGATGGACTTCTCGTGACGTTGGCATTCCTGATCAGCCTGTTGGTAAGCTATATAGTAGTATTGTTTATCTGATTtgatatgtgtgtgtgttgggTGAAATTCTGGCAAATATATGCTCACCAAATGACTGTGGAGTGTCATGCAGTAGCATATTTACCGTATGGCTATGGGGGCATGGTTTGCAGACCGGCAAACCTAGGTGCTTCATAATCGTTACCCATTTttcgttactttttaatatGACTTTTCTAAAGGAAATTGAAAAACCAACTTCATCAATATTACACAAGTAATCTAAACCCTGATGGCTGAACTTGACATCTGTGAATTATTATTCGTTACTTTTGTTATCCAATTTTGtttcatacattattattgtaaggTTGACCAAACCATTTAAATATCGATAAATCTACCAGTAAATACTGTTAAACCTTTTAAAAGAGCTTCAAAGAGACCAATATAAAAGGTAATTACTCTAATGTAGGAcatcatatatatttgtttaagcaTCTGGAGGTTGGCCTGAGAGGACGAATCCTTTTGCGGCGCGAGTAAACCAACTCCTTGACTACTACAAGGCTATCGCTCAACAGGAGAAGCAAGAGAAATTGGACAGAGAGAGAAAGAAGTTTGCAATTAGAGGGAAATACATGAACCTTACAGTGAGGAtcgtttttataatctttataattaaatccaGAACAAAGGTGGCCCATAATACACACAGAACATAACCAACAGTTATAGGCTTACATCCGGctagcactactgaatttttacatgctatttacttttataatttatttattgctttgcGGTAACAAAAAACTCGGTGATGATGAATATgccacatgtttttttttttttttatagaataggaaggtggacgagcatatgggccacctgatggtaagtggtcaccaaacgcccttagacattggcattgtaagaaatgtcaaccatcgcttatagccaatgcgccaccaaccttgggaactaagattttatgtcccttgtgcctgtaattacactggctcactcacccttcaaaccggaacacaacaatatcaagtattgctgttttgcggtagaatatctgatgagtgggtggtacctacccagacgagcttgcacaaagccctaccaccagtatcccacagtataaaaatgtatgtgtaCCCCACAGTAGAAAAACATTGTGTTAAAGCGCTAAGTTTGCTTGTTGATGTTACCAGGATAAAACTGGTCTAACTGGCGCAATGGCACGGAACATAGCGGGCCTCGCTTCTAGCGAGAGTTCGTCATCTGCTATTGCCAACTTCGTGCCAAGCCAAGCCAGCGAAGAAGTTGAAGAGCTGCCGGAAGACTACCACACTCAGGAGGTTAACTTAAAGCAAAGTAAGTGAAGGGCCAGTCAATATAACTGATCAATATATCCaatgctttaattatttaatacgcATTACAAGTAAACGTTACACTAACGTACATATCTCGTCAGTGTAATATCTAGCGTAAACTCTTTGCTCCCTGAGGTGAGCCCCACTAATCCAAAAACGGATGCGCTGTATCGGTTCGATCCCGtagcctcttcgatccgtgcCAAAGGCCACCGGACAGGTGTCGTAATGGTTACCGATCCCACACGTATCCAGCGGGCAGGGGGTGGGCTCGTTGCTTAGTGGCTCGGGCGGATGACGAGGCTGGTGGTGTCCGCAGTAACGTCGATGCGGCAACGCCTGCGCGCGGCGGAGTGGCAACCGCGCAGCGCGGCGCGCCTGCACCCCGCGGCGCGCGCGCTCAGCGTCAAGCGCAGCCAGCGCTGCCGCGTGTGCGACCACAACCTCACCAAGCCCGAGTACAACCCCGGCTCCGTCAAGTTCAAGATCGAGCTGCTCGCCTTGTGAGTGTGCCGGACTTGTTGTTGTTGGACATGTGTGTGTGACGATTCATATACCACTTATGCTAAATGTGCATATGAACACTCAGTATTCATCAATACCTACTACCTCATTAGTTTAGTTGATATGAGGTCGCAGATTCCGAGGTCTAGGGTTCGAACCCTAGtagggccattaaaaagttgttGGGCTTTTCTGTCTTGAAATTCTCAGAAATGATCGGAGTCggaaagtttataaattttgaaacagtcggtactgcgcctgaactctttctggtcctATCAAATTTGTCGTcctatcgaattatgagaggGGTATTCAGCACTTTGCGCCTACACTTGTGCACTTGATATGTCCCGCGCCGACATCTATCTGGAGGATATTATCATCATATTGACATTATTAAATGTACTACTAGCTACCACGTTCCCGAAGTGAAAATCATCTCGTATGAAACCGTGAAACCGGGAGAGACTACAGCTTTACTCATAAAGTTGACCAATCCAACCGCTCACGAGATGCAGCTGCGCCTGCTGCAGCCACAGGATATCCCTGAAGTCGAGGAGAAGGAGGAACCCAAGAGCATCGAGAAGTCACTTGAGAAATCTCTTAATATAGAAaaggtattttattacaaaaatacgaAAAACATTAATTAGTTTCAACTGATAACAATAATgaggcaaaaaaaatatgttagtacaaaaataaatattgaaaagtaaaaaaaaaatctaaccatacattaaaatatgtgtgattacattttattatgccGGGATGAGTTTCGTCCGTTTATCAATTATTCTACTGTTAAACGACAGCATTATATCGCGGTGATAGCATTGGTAGAATGAATAAACGAGTTTTTTTACAGGCACAGTGGATATGAAATCCTTGATtccaaaattgttaaaatattgacaGTGTTCGGAatggtttatatacatatgtaatggTGATCTAATCATGAGTTACTCATTTTGCATTTTTGCAttcctaaaataattaaagtgaaaaaaaaaacaatgtccaAAATATCCCTTCCGAGCAGAGGTCTAAATCACATGCAAGTTTAACGCACACCATTTGGCAGGACATGTCGTGGAGCAAGGTGgtggcgcggcgggcggcgctgCCGACGGACTGCGAGGTGCTGGTGCCAGACGTGCGCCTCACGCTGGCGCAGCGGGACGACGCCGCCGAGTACGACGACGACCCGCAGCACGACACCAGCGAGTGAGTACACCGATTACGTGCCAACATCTCGCTAAGTATGAAGGTGTCAACAACACCATACGATTTTGTGTAATTCTTTGAGATTTTCGAAAAAATTGCAAACACGAAATGTATGCACTGTTTCAGTGGAAACGCACCGTATTAAATGTGGCTCCATTCAACATAGATAacgcttttttgtttttatagaataggaaggtggacgagcatataggccacctgatggtaagtggtcaccaacgcccttagacattggcattgtaagaaatgttaaccatcgcttacatcaccaatgcgccaccaactttgggaactaagatgttatgtcccttgtgtctgtaattacactggcacacccacccttcaaaccggaacacaacaataccaagtactgctgttttgcggtagaatatctgatgagtgggtggtacctacccagacgaacttgcacaaatctctaccaccGCTTAAAATGTGAGATGAACGCAATGTAACCCTCCTCGTGGTTTGGGCAATGAGATGTTGCTCGTGTGTAAAAGATTAGAAGACGAAACTGTAAACATGACCTGTATTACCAAGACAATGTACTCATATTATGGGTATCATTTTTCAGTTTTGTTGAACAACAAATCCTTGTGTACTAACATTTTTAGTCACGCTTCCGTCGTCGAAACCACCGCGATTataattttggtttattttattaaatgggCCGCAATTGTCCCGCGTAGTATCATAATGTGGCGCAAGTCGAACAAGCTGGCGCTGCGGCTGGCGGTGCGCACGAGTGCGCGCGCGTgcggggcggcgcgcgcggcgctggCGCTGCAGTACTCGTACCGCAACACCGTGCCGCCCGCCGCCGACCACACGCTCCACACCACGCTCGTGCTGCACCTGGGCTCCGTCGCCGAGTAGACCCATGCGCGTAGGCTGGTTTCATTTTCGAGCTTGCATATGTAATGTACTGTGTAAATGGTTGTTTCaatcgtttataattaaattaaaaagaacccTACTAAGAAATATGTGTTAAAGAAACTGTAGCGTTaagttatatttagttttataccGTGCTtggatatgtttatttattgtttgggTGTTATGGAACCAATTGttgtaatgaaatttgaaatcATTCAAAATGAtccatttattgaaattatttcatattaagaggatgatattttaaattaaagatttacgtccttacttataaatgttgagCTTCTTGCAAAACAAATTACCaacaaacaacatttatagataCAATTTACTACTGAATTGTGAAAAGCAATGAATTgtgattacaataattaatttctatttggCAATTACGTATTTTCAAACACAaaagacataattattttttgtaacataacCTAACTTAGTATTTGTCAGGAATGTTTATTTGcagttaaaattattctattttataatataaaatattttatcataagcttaaattattaacattaaaaccgTATTGAcgttaataatagtattaagttcataatattattactttgaataagaactaataacaaattaatctcGAATTTATTATGTTTCTTCATTAAGTAACAACAGCATCAGAGTTctgataattttgattaaaaaaaatgttcaataatCTAAACAATCTGTTAAGCATTTCGTGATCAGGTAACTGCTTATTCTAAGCTATAATGGAGGAgaaatcgtttttttatttttttttcgttaataaaTCCTTACTAGGAAAATGCCAGTGTTACACTCTCGAAACTCGGACAGCacctaaaattataacataccgccacataaaaaatatttatttactggtatttaaaatgtatcagTAAAAACGGAAGTTTATTTACACATGATGTAACAGTTAcaacaaatgaaaaattatcGTAAACTCGCTCAAGAGCTAATCGgtccaaaactttttttttaatacattcttAAAGGTGAATGATGCATGGCTCAACCCATGtgcacatttatatttataagacagTAACAGCtcttgaatgtcccactgctgagctaaggcctcctctccctttttgagaaggtaatatttataaatttatgtacatTGCACCTGACTGCATTTTTTAccatactaatttattttgtatatttttttataagttttaaaatatagataagatTATAAAACAGAGGTCAAGTTCTGTAATCcctgataattaaaaaaaaatatttatactaagaAATTATCAGTATATAGCCTATACATGCTTAGTAATGTTGCaataatatttcacttttataataaaatcattatataaacgATGACCTTATATAATGattgaaagtataaaaatactttaaattgtaATCATATGTTGTACACCTCTATAACTGTTTAAAGTACAGCTTTATTTGTGAATCTAAACTGAATTGCAAAtttgcttaattaaatatttattaaactaaacttgtttgaatttgtgtttttactatatatagacACATATGACTTACCGTCATATATCAATCATCACTAGATATccactaatatataaaattaagtgtcaaaataaaatactgaaTAGAAAAACCAATTTATTCATAACTGAACATAAATAGTGTACTATTTtatcacaaatattataataaattaaatctggaAGACCTGTTATgaaatttaagaatattactTCAACCCGTAAACCTTAATGACACATTTTACCCATAAcacgacaacattatttagtAACATCTTTTTCGACTTGAGTTTTGGCTGAATAAATTACATCATTAATACCAACTCCGTCGTAGCTACTCCCAACCAAAGATATGGGCAAATTCTTATTCTGTATGTACTCTCTAATCCTATCTACTCTGTCATAATGTCCAATTATATACT
Encoded here:
- the LOC126769139 gene encoding dynactin subunit 4, whose amino-acid sequence is MAYLTQPDYIKYVCSCGQLKPITNLYFCRHCLKIRCGFCICHEVDSHYCANCLENMPSSEARLKKNRCSSCFDCPSCFHTLSTRATIAQPRQDPASGDTKVENKQPKKMYYLSCFNCRWTSRDVGIPDQPVASGGWPERTNPFAARVNQLLDYYKAIAQQEKQEKLDRERKKFAIRGKYMNLTDKTGLTGAMARNIAGLASSESSSSAIANFVPSQASEEVEELPEDYHTQEVNLKQITSMRQRLRAAEWQPRSAARLHPAARALSVKRSQRCRVCDHNLTKPEYNPGSVKFKIELLAFYHVPEVKIISYETVKPGETTALLIKLTNPTAHEMQLRLLQPQDIPEVEEKEEPKSIEKSLEKSLNIEKDMSWSKVVARRAALPTDCEVLVPDVRLTLAQRDDAAEYDDDPQHDTSDIIMWRKSNKLALRLAVRTSARACGAARAALALQYSYRNTVPPAADHTLHTTLVLHLGSVAE